The Platichthys flesus chromosome 10, fPlaFle2.1, whole genome shotgun sequence genome includes a window with the following:
- the plek2 gene encoding pleckstrin-2, with amino-acid sequence MEADKNNTVLREGFLVKRGHIVPNWKARWFVLKPDKLLYYKYEGGRRDSCQRGKIPLKDCVLTCPFLEYENRPLVLKLQTANGGAHFLEACSREERDEWAADITAAGLELSPSDGGKVTNQQEPASPRLHNIDLSKVLDSMYDVHSGIKMSSHMEQGSTYSNCFSGSAVVDWLVFIQLAGTRVDAVTLASALQEEGYLRPVGIKSVEALRTAGLTQQFMDDSTALYGFSDSLKKRGSVKAETSAVELSGKVVKRGYLLKQGHRRKNWKVRMFVLRSEPAFLHYYDPTKDELSPAGGFSLRSCLVSSLNDNGVPSGVSGNIQGNLFKIITQGETHYFIQAPTNQEKMDWIDAIRQQT; translated from the exons ATGGAGGCAGACAAGAACAACACGGTTCTCAGAGAAGGATTCCTGGTGAAGAGG GGTCATATTGTGCCCAACTGGAAGGCTCGCTGGTTTGTGCTGAAGCCAGACAAGCTGCTGTATTATAAATACGAAGGAGGCAGGAGAGACTCGTGCCAGCGAGGGAAGATCCCGCTGAAGGACTGTGTGCTGACTTGTCCTTTTCTGGAATATGAAAATCGTCCG CTGGTGTTGAAGCTCCAGACAGCGAACGGGGGGGCTCATTTCCTGGAGGCCTGTTCCCGAGAGGAGCGAGACGAGTGGGCCGCTGACATCACGGCCGCCGGCCTCGAGCTGAGCCCTTCTGACGGAGGGAAGGTGACGAACCAGCAGGAGCCTGCTTCTCCACGGCTACACAACATAGACCTCAG TAAAGTGCTGGACTCCATGTACGACGTCCACAGTGGAATCAAGATGAGCAGCCACATGGAGCAGGGCAGCACCTACAGCAACTGCTTCTCAG GTTCAGCCGTGGTGGACTGGCTGGTGTTCATTCAGCTGGCTGGGACCCGTGTGGACGCCGTGACGCTGGCCTCGGCCCTGCAGGAGGAGGGTTACCTGCGGCCGGTGGGAATAAAGAGCGTGGAGGCCCTCCGCACCGCCGGCCTCACCCAGCAGTTCATGGACGACTCCACTGCGCTGTACGGCTTT TCCGACAGCTTGAAGAAGCGAGGCAGCGTGAAGGCCGAGACGTCTGCAGTCGAGCTGAGTGGGAAAGTGGTAAAGAGAGGATATCTGCTCaaacag GGTCACCGAAGGAAGAACTGGAAGGTGCGAATGTTTGTGCTGCGTTCAGAACCAGCGTTCCTTCACTACTATGACCCCACCAAG GATGAGCTCAGCCCCGCCGGAGGCTTCTCTCTGCGCAGCTGCCTGGTGTCGTCTCTGAACGATAACGGAGTTCCCTCAG GTGTGAGCGGAAACATTCAAGGAAACCTGTTTAAAATCATCACTCAGGGCGAAACACATTACTTCATCCAGGCTccgaccaatcaggagaagATGGACTGGATAGACGCCATCAGGCAGCAGACGTAG